Below is a genomic region from Cydia strobilella chromosome 24, ilCydStro3.1, whole genome shotgun sequence.
gcccaccctgtaatccgtatttttttggcatttagatttttattctagaaagtttctagactagtatttttttatacaaatttggtgtttgacgatccttttgtgaaattcttattattaagtttgacatatctataataattcaatgtttttaagaacaattataactgcatcaataaattgctctgatacttagattaaggtaatatttgtaaaacttcacaatttaaaagtgcttgttgctaggcctctttgaataaagaatattttgattctTGACTCTATATTTACTACAGAAATTTTCTCCGATTGCAGATCCCTCGGGGCTTCGACCCTCGGCTGTCGGAGGAGGTGGTGATGGCGCCAAAGAAGAGACCGTTCTGCAATGCGTTCACTGGTAAGTTGgctgcaggttctgccaggagtcagaggaaaCAGCAATATACATCATCTCTTCCTGCAGACCACTATTGTCAAAAAGGAGTAcacacttagggcggcacattAACCTTCTGAGGTACTGAACATTACAGCCCAAAGAATTTGAAAATTCCTAAATTCGCGGGCATTAATAATGAACTTTAGAACCGCCGCAACAATAGGTCACTGTTGGTCGATGTGGCGAAACAGGCCTATAAGAAACAGACGTTTAGTtgacatacataccaaatttcaggaccgTTCCAGaaatttcgaggttagacctaatccgattgtaaATATTGGGATAAAGCGTCCGTTAAGAAAATTAGGCATTAAAGTCCTTTTATTTTACaatgtccacaggaaagacccataaccttaactcatactaaaaaagtttttgacgaAACGACGAAAATCTCGAGAAAACTAATTGAAACTATTTTGCTTCCAGGGTGCGGTCGCAAGAGGTCCCAAGGCTCTCCCGGCATGCCCATTCAAGAACTGATGAGACAACGACAGGTAGGTTATCCTGCTTAGTTCTTGTTGCTTaggccagagcacaccggctgcgCGTGCGAAGACACTCACGTGCGTTTGCGAAGACACACACGTGCGCGTGCGCTAAAATGTTGGAGCCGTGAACGCACAtgtcacgcaagcggtgtgccgtctctcatagcaaagatagatataactccgtaatagatggatacagtctaaggaaaaaacgtgcctcgaaaatcaagaaaatttgattctcgttcagagggcgctactagttttggcctacagtcgtatagatggcgttgacggtttcgtttgttatttaacaattttaacgcatatcagtgaaagaacatgggtcaaaatcataaaaataattaatgcaaataaaataaaaaaatatctatatttaaatacattttatcgtatttttataaatcttcatttttagttttaaagtgtgtcgacagatggcagtgaatttactggggttacaaaatttactatgacagtaacgctctagtatcagttactctatgctcataGGATCTATTGAACGCGAACGTGCACGTGCATGTCTATGCACACGCATCGGGTATGCACGGGCCTTTACAAAATGTCAACCTACATATGTTatgatatacctatagttatagGGTGATGGAGGGGACGTGAGCAGGACCCCATGTGTTTAGTCagttacatagagtaacttatactagagcggtactgtcatagtaaattttgtaaccccagtaaattcactgccatctgtcgacacactttaaaactgaaaataaatatttataaaaatacgataaaatgtatttaaatatggataaatgattttttttatttgcattaattatttttatgattttgacccatgttctttcactgatatgcgttaaaattgttaaataacaaacgaaaccgtcaacgccatctatacgacagtaagccaaagctagtagcgccctctgaacgagaatcaaatgttcttgattttcgaggcacgttttttccttagacggtatacatctattacggagttatatctatctttggtcagtTATTAACTACTGTTTCGTACCAGTATGTCGGAaggtagtaagtagtagtagtaataattactttattgtacacaacacaggtaaGATGTAAGACATACGTGTTTTtctatatctatttatttatttaataaataattattactaaaaaccggctaagggcgattcggactcgccaaccgagggttccgctttttagtatttgttgttatagcggcaacataaatacatcatttgtgaaaatttcactgctgggcaaaggcctccccctctttttccactcgtctccgTTCAAGGTATTAACCTTAATAAACTTTGTTACGCGGACCATGAAGACTAACTAATAGACGTCCTCGTTACAAAACTATCTACTTCAGCTGTCAAAAGTTAACATGTATCAAAGCGCCATCTATTGACTTGCAAGTTAAATCTTCTTACTTTACACTGCAaacaaagacctatgtaactctgtatatattctctttgctccAAGTAATTTGTGAGGCAACACTGTGAGCTGTGTGGCGTGTGATTAACGAGATGGCGCCATAGATAGCTGCCAACCACCTCATCGTtgttgtagatggcgctgtttatacaggataacaCTGCCATAAATTTtggcaaatatagatataactccgtaatatatggatacagtctaaggaaaaaacgtgcctcgaaaatcaagaaaatttgattctcgatcagatggcgccactacctttggcctactctcgtataaatggcgttgacggtttcgtttgttatttaacaattttaacgcatatcagtgaaagatcatgggtcaaaatcatataaaaataattaatgcaaatattgcaaataataaaaatcatttatccgtatataaatacatttttttgatatttttatttttagttttaatcgtgtgtcgatagatttactggggttacaaaatttactatgacagtaccgctttatcctctttgcttaaagttgcttaaagcaatacaaaagtcacaaatgatggtcaaagtctgacaCCCGCACTTTACTCAGCAAACGCTCTTACAAAAAGGTAACACattgtgacgtcactgtgtcactttgctttgcttagaagccgttccgatgtatggaaaacaaggaaattgcgattttgtcggtgaaatgtcgcgtttatgtatattgttgctatacaacatttttttaaataaaatgtaaggaatcgaatggtaccgttatttttttcctatttgaaagtaaaaaaaaaaaaactttttttattattcccatatattttttaagtttccaatttattgtgataaattgctcattttctatctattaaactagatttagttataaaattcaacgtgtGTCAAACTACCCTATTGTAAACATACGTTTTTTTTGCCAGTTCGTCGACGAGGAAACCCTCCCAATACTGGAATCCGAGAACGGGATCGATGATCTCTCCCGCCAGATCGTATCTGAGGCCAAGCTCTGGGAGGCGATCCAAGAGGCCAGCGCAGAAATAGCCAGAAGGAAACAGAAGGAGTTCCAGTAAATAAGGAAAAATGAGGCGGTTACTGGAATTTTGTGGAAATTTTAGGGAAACTGAGCAAATTTacgaaaattattataaaaattaaattcgaaCCTTTATACATAGTGTTTTTGGGTTTGAATTCATTTGAAGTTGTATTTATGGTCACTTTTAAACACTTGTGGTGCAATAACGACGTTTCTACCTGCAATTCCAAAAGGAATTCTGATAAAAGTGAAGCATAAGGACTCttatctgatggaaagccacatattatcaataaaaattgagcgtcatgattttttttcatattttttcggTTATCGAAATTAGACTTAAACAAGTATTACTTGTTTGTCCTAGGACTGGGAGGactaaagaaatataattattttttgggcattgggccagcgtgggaactatagcccaagccctgagcatgaggcctgtgcccagcagtgagacgtATATCACGTATTGAAGctgaattatataatatttaatttttttactccaGTACCCGTCTTTTATGGGCATGATGTAATAACTAACGACTTGGCTGAATGGTTAAAGCAGTTCCGTAGCGTCTTGGCTAGATTTATAAGTATTAGCTATTTTGTTATATGGCAACATTGCCAGCATTTTTTTAAGAGAGACCACACACTCCCAAGCGTCTCAGCATCGGCGACTGATCAACTTAGGCTGCTACTCGACGCAacgtaaggccaggattacacttgtaagttttgtaagtagggacacagctatactacagaatgagaatatcgttatcttattctagcaaatagctttgtccctacttacgtaagtaaaacttacaagtgtaatcctggccttagcgTAACGCTGCGTTAAgtaagcatagacatagtataatacaagacatgaaaccgagcgaccagggtaagagtaagacatattcatgtattgacagtttcatgtatggcagcataatcctttttctctttcactcatataaatttcggtatttagCCATCgtctccttgctatgatgccataacccgaccatgaaaaaatgcccggtcggtgataaagacaaaggatggcactattttctctcctcttaggaatcgcaataagactatctttctctatcaaagagtgtcaggcccttgcggCCTAAGCGACCcggcgcagcgcggcgggcccacggcgttcgcgtcacctacgtaggacacttctaataggtatcaaaggattgattcactccgcgccgcatcgcttcgcctGTTCGctgttgttcgcctacgcagTACGCTGCGTAACTGCGCAGCGCTCTGCGACGCTCGAAAGACGCTAAGTGTGGGGTCTCCAAAGATCTCAAACTAGAATTGTACCTTTTTTCTAAGCGttgcatttatttgttttaatgttggtatttttaagtaaattataatgtattaaaTAAGACATAAGACCTAGGAGGTGACAATGTTAACTAATTTATCTATTAAGTAAATTTTTCTTcacttgtaattgtaatttgtattttatacaaattaatacatggattatttgtattttttgtcaTAAACCTTGACACTCAGTAAAACTgtagcaatttaaaaaaaacataaaaaataatttttttgtgatatttattttaaataaagcgaGAGCTATATTTGTCAAAAATACTAGTCATAAGttaagaaatatataaatgttcgaATTTATTATGAAGAAATAAAAGATTTCTTCTCGACGcagacttttatttatttttagatatttgtaaaatcattattataaagaggtaaaataaataattattatacaggTATGTAATTAACTAAAACGGGATCGATTAGAAATAAGCGTTAAAATTATCTTCGCATCTCACAATATCGTCTTCAAAACGTCGGAGGTAGTTTTAAAGCTTATTTATACGCGACTATGTCCCTATTTAGTTAATGTgataaatcaaaaaaaaaaattataaaatatgtttatattttaaaatcagCGGCggattcctcaacccaccaacggagcggcagctgacgttcacgagggttcatcatacatagccgttaaccgctatacgagttttcacccgggaggcgatgactgactgTCATAGAAATCGAAACCACTGTAAGATGGTTTGGCATTAAACGTGCAGAAAAAAATACCAACAACATTTTATGAGAActgcaatttttgaaaattgtcTTTGACATGTTTGGCACATTGCTATGCATGGCCAAAAATATAAAGGTTTTTATGTCCATTTATCCAGCCAACAATAGACATAAAATACCTTCCATCAATCTACGTAGgttctaaattaaaataactactTAATTAAGCTTTTATAgtatgataaaatatatttttacagaatattaatatcttaatatttaataaagtttctgtcaaaaatattaaacgaaatattaagtaagtaagtaagtaagtaagtaaatattctttattgcaccaaaattatacattttacatacatgtaaaactacaaagaaatatttaaagaaaaaatagaaccaggtaacaacaggcggtcttatcgctaaaaagcgatctcttccagacaacctttgggtagcaggaaatgtagaactcatacaaaagtcaacaggtagtgcaaagagctaaatatggagactattaaacacaaacacacatactacaattactacttatacatataagtattaaaacaaaacctaacacacaaataaatatacaatacaatatatatatatacaatgcctcaagggcctattttagatttaagctagttattaatttcgtttacgtagtaccactgtatatatcttgtaggTAAAAAgttgtgtatgtatatatatatataatatatatttatacaagcatatatacaatacataaaatggcaacttaaggcagagatagaaagaaTATTAACTTAGGTGCCCCTTGTTTTTTAAGAAGCTAGAAGTCTAACTGTAAGGTAAATGGGTGAAACATAT
It encodes:
- the LOC134752184 gene encoding cardioactive peptide — translated: MARPSLILPVLALLLIDACYSASIPRGFDPRLSEEVVMAPKKRPFCNAFTGCGRKRSQGSPGMPIQELMRQRQFVDEETLPILESENGIDDLSRQIVSEAKLWEAIQEASAEIARRKQKEFQ